The Acetomicrobium sp. S15 = DSM 107314 nucleotide sequence AAAAGGCCGTAGATCTGCTGCGGGAGAAAGGGATCGCTATGGCAGCCAAGAAGATGGGCAGAGAGGCTGCCGAAGGCAGGATCTTCAGCTACATCCACAGCAATGGCAAAATAGGCGTGCTGCTTGAGCTGAATTGTGAGACCGATTTTGTAGCGCGTACGGATGAGTTTATGAATTTGGGGCACGAGTTAACGCTTCAGATAGCAGCTGCAGCTCCGGCCTATCTTTCCGCCGAGGATGTCCCCGCCGAGGATTTAGAAAGGGAGAAACAGATTTATCGAAAGCAGGCCTTAGATGAAGGCAAACCCGAGAATATCGTGGACAGAATCGTAGAGGGACGGCTCAAGAAATTTTATGAAGAGTCCTGCCTCTTGGAACAGAGGTGGATACGAGACTCCGATAGAAAAATAAAGGATATCGTCACGGAGCACATAGCTAAATTTGGCGAAAACATAGTGGTCCGTCGTTTTGCCCGCTATGCGATTGGAGAGTAAAGCTGAAACGGCGAGGTTCAAGCCTCGCCGTTTCAGCTATTATATGATGCAACTTGCGAGGGAGCCGAAAAATGCCTGTTTATAGTAGGGTGCTTTTAAAGCTTTCCGGAGAAGTATTAGCTGGTTCTAAATCG carries:
- the tsf gene encoding translation elongation factor Ts, with translation MATDTALLKELRFRTGAGVLDCKKALEECNGDIEKAVDLLREKGIAMAAKKMGREAAEGRIFSYIHSNGKIGVLLELNCETDFVARTDEFMNLGHELTLQIAAAAPAYLSAEDVPAEDLEREKQIYRKQALDEGKPENIVDRIVEGRLKKFYEESCLLEQRWIRDSDRKIKDIVTEHIAKFGENIVVRRFARYAIGE